Proteins encoded in a region of the Bacteroidota bacterium genome:
- the tilS gene encoding tRNA lysidine(34) synthetase TilS, whose protein sequence is MDFQFSAALLSAVLHSYGITNLEPGKILNASPGKIFQSQSARILYDRNSLVLQPKKSEPTQEFLISHTPDQLEIGDHKFSFETISSNRLTAIPREENIQAVDAGKISYPLQVRKWQAGDSFYPLGMTKRKKISDFLIDKKVNRFEKEMTYVLLSGKDIVCILGHRIDDRFKITEETVSVLYVERIYG, encoded by the coding sequence ATGGATTTTCAATTCAGTGCGGCTTTATTATCTGCCGTTCTGCATTCTTATGGAATCACAAATCTGGAACCGGGAAAAATTCTGAACGCATCGCCGGGAAAGATCTTTCAAAGTCAGTCTGCCCGCATCCTCTACGATAGAAACTCTTTAGTACTTCAACCAAAAAAATCAGAGCCAACGCAGGAATTCTTAATTTCCCATACACCGGATCAGTTGGAAATCGGTGATCACAAATTCAGTTTTGAAACTATCAGTTCAAACCGCCTGACAGCTATCCCAAGGGAAGAAAATATCCAGGCTGTTGATGCCGGTAAAATAAGTTATCCACTACAAGTAAGAAAATGGCAGGCCGGCGATTCCTTTTATCCCCTTGGGATGACTAAAAGAAAGAAAATCAGCGACTTTTTGATCGATAAAAAAGTGAATAGATTTGAGAAAGAAATGACCTATGTGCTCTTGTCGGGTAAAGACATTGTATGTATCTTGGGACATCGTATAGACGACCGTTTTAAAATCACGGAAGAGACGGTTTCTGTACTGTACGTTGAACGAATTTATGGCTAA
- a CDS encoding ABC transporter substrate-binding protein: protein MKYLFYSFLLLFISCTSPKSNKPIIGFIDQLQDETLEKAKTGFFDALKQNGFDSSSIEVIYRNAQNDQPTMLQSLDYIISKNPTLIATNPTLPTISAVQKTKTIPIFMMVSPRPDLAKLTDAAGKSPANLFGTYETLDYLDTALLLIKNVLPNAKKVGTIYNQSEPQSVDALARIEKTCTDAGLVLIKMPVNNSSETQLVVASLLSENIDAFFALPDNTVFSSMEIIVKSCDDKNVPVFTSEEGLVSRGAVAAFGADMYQWGFQSGTQAAAFLKSKSTSGLAPEIVTVRRRVYNQMKAEQFGLAFDSTFTSVK, encoded by the coding sequence ATGAAATATCTATTCTACTCATTCCTTCTTCTATTCATATCCTGTACTTCTCCCAAATCAAACAAGCCTATCATCGGCTTCATCGATCAACTTCAGGATGAAACATTAGAAAAAGCAAAAACAGGTTTCTTCGATGCACTGAAGCAAAATGGTTTTGATTCTTCGAGCATTGAAGTCATTTATCGCAATGCACAAAATGATCAGCCAACGATGTTGCAATCGCTTGACTATATCATCAGCAAGAATCCTACTCTGATTGCTACCAACCCTACTCTGCCTACTATCTCTGCTGTTCAGAAAACGAAAACGATTCCGATCTTTATGATGGTTTCACCGCGACCTGATCTGGCAAAGCTTACTGATGCAGCAGGGAAATCACCTGCTAATTTATTTGGCACTTATGAAACACTCGATTACCTTGATACTGCATTACTATTAATAAAAAATGTTTTGCCTAATGCAAAAAAAGTCGGCACCATTTATAATCAGAGCGAACCACAATCAGTTGATGCACTGGCACGAATTGAAAAAACATGTACAGATGCTGGATTGGTACTTATAAAAATGCCTGTAAATAATTCAAGTGAAACGCAATTGGTTGTAGCTTCACTTCTTTCAGAAAATATTGATGCATTTTTTGCCTTGCCTGACAATACTGTTTTTTCTTCGATGGAAATAATCGTAAAAAGTTGCGACGACAAAAATGTTCCTGTTTTTACAAGTGAAGAAGGTTTAGTCAGTCGTGGTGCTGTAGCAGCATTCGGCGCTGATATGTATCAATGGGGTTTTCAGAGTGGGACACAAGCAGCAGCTTTTCTCAAATCGAAATCAACTTCGGGTTTAGCTCCGGAAATAGTCACTGTTCGCAGACGTGTTTATAACCAAATGAAAGCTGAGCAGTTTGGTTTAGCATTCGATAGTACCTTCACGTCAGTAAAATAA
- a CDS encoding ATP-binding cassette domain-containing protein — MIELQGISKTFNKGSANENHLLHDFHLSVKQNEFTLIVGSNGSGKSTLLNLLAGNIFPETGKILLDGIDVTGLKDYQRSKWIARIFQDPLAGTAPDLSILENFRMASLRTHGKSLKLGIDRKFIDSIQEKVSGLGLGLETKLNQNMGSLSGGQRQALTLLMATSDETKLLLMDEPVAALDPKTAGVIMKLANDIIKQSNLTAIMVTHSMRDVMEYGDRLIMLKNGKIDRDLSETTKKNIQLNELYDWFGR; from the coding sequence ATGATAGAACTGCAGGGAATCTCCAAAACATTTAATAAAGGTTCTGCAAATGAAAACCATTTGCTTCATGATTTTCATTTATCAGTAAAACAAAATGAATTCACACTGATAGTAGGAAGTAATGGTTCCGGCAAATCAACATTATTGAATTTACTTGCCGGAAACATATTCCCGGAAACAGGAAAAATTCTGTTGGATGGAATAGATGTTACCGGACTAAAAGATTACCAAAGAAGCAAGTGGATAGCCAGGATCTTTCAGGACCCGCTGGCCGGAACTGCGCCGGATTTGAGCATTTTAGAAAACTTCAGAATGGCTTCATTGCGAACTCATGGTAAAAGCCTTAAATTAGGGATTGATCGAAAATTCATCGATTCGATTCAGGAAAAGGTTTCCGGACTGGGCCTCGGATTAGAAACAAAACTAAACCAGAATATGGGTTCATTATCAGGCGGACAACGCCAGGCATTAACTCTGCTAATGGCAACTTCTGATGAAACTAAGCTGTTATTGATGGACGAACCTGTTGCTGCGCTGGATCCAAAAACTGCCGGAGTTATTATGAAACTTGCAAATGATATCATCAAACAATCGAACCTCACTGCCATTATGGTAACTCATTCAATGAGAGATGTAATGGAATATGGCGACCGATTAATTATGCTTAAAAACGGTAAAATCGACAGAGATCTGTCAGAAACAACTAAAAAGAACATCCAATTAAATGAGCTATATGATTGGTTCGGCAGGTGA
- the hemH gene encoding ferrochelatase has protein sequence MKTGVLIVNLGTPDSPATSDVRKYLSEFLNDPRVIDIHPIARMFLVNLIIVPFRSSKSAKLYKEIWRKDGKSPLLHYSERQHELLSKSLGERYDVQMAMRYQSPSLDSALEHYKKQFYKKIIVLPLFPQYASASTGSVQEKIMSIISKWEIVPEIEFINSFCDHPDFIQAFAELGNKHNPSNYDHVLMSFHGLPERQIKKGDNFDHCLNDGCCDTLNDKNAFCYRAQCHQTARKMAEAMNIPKEKYTICFQSRLGKDPWIKPYSDMIIKERAAKGDKKLLVFAPAFVSDCLETVYEISVEYGDLFKEHGGEKVQLVESLNDSPKWIEAMKNIIRQ, from the coding sequence ATGAAGACTGGAGTACTCATCGTAAACCTTGGAACCCCTGATAGTCCGGCAACTTCTGATGTCAGAAAATATCTGAGTGAATTTTTAAATGATCCAAGGGTGATCGACATTCACCCAATCGCAAGAATGTTCCTTGTCAATCTGATAATTGTTCCATTCAGAAGTTCAAAATCAGCGAAACTATATAAGGAGATCTGGCGGAAAGATGGAAAATCTCCTCTGCTCCACTATAGCGAACGTCAACATGAACTTCTTTCAAAATCATTGGGAGAAAGATATGACGTGCAAATGGCAATGCGTTATCAAAGTCCATCATTAGACAGTGCATTAGAACATTATAAAAAACAATTTTACAAGAAAATAATTGTACTTCCTCTTTTTCCGCAATACGCTTCTGCTTCGACAGGTTCAGTTCAGGAAAAAATTATGAGTATTATTTCTAAATGGGAGATCGTTCCTGAAATAGAATTCATCAATAGTTTCTGTGACCATCCTGATTTCATTCAGGCCTTTGCAGAGTTGGGTAACAAACATAATCCTTCAAATTATGATCATGTTCTGATGAGCTTTCATGGTTTGCCTGAACGACAGATTAAAAAAGGTGACAACTTTGATCATTGTCTGAATGACGGATGCTGCGATACGCTGAATGATAAAAACGCATTTTGTTATCGTGCGCAATGTCATCAGACTGCACGAAAAATGGCAGAAGCCATGAACATTCCAAAAGAAAAATATACGATCTGCTTTCAGTCACGTCTTGGAAAAGATCCATGGATAAAACCTTATTCGGATATGATCATTAAAGAACGTGCAGCAAAAGGTGATAAAAAATTACTCGTCTTTGCCCCTGCCTTTGTTAGTGATTGCCTTGAAACAGTTTACGAAATCAGCGTGGAGTATGGTGATTTGTTCAAGGAACATGGCGGTGAAAAAGTACAGCTCGTTGAAAGTTTAAATGATTCACCAAAATGGATCGAGGCTATGAAGAATATCATTCGTCAATAA
- a CDS encoding ABC transporter permease gives MSFYLSAIILGLGFASLAMGIFISMRIFNIPDITTDGSFTLGGVVAAVLISDGYTPLFALPIAFFAGAAAGAITGFIHTRLKVNALLAGILVMTALYSINLAIMGRSNLPLINYPSIFSSSSFSDSLAIQQFIILTLIILVIFSALIWLLKTDFGLAMRATGNNEKMIRALGVNTDAMKIFGIALANGLTAISGYLITQIQGFADINMGIGVVIIGLGSVMIGQILFSRKGNERLLIQLTGVIIGSIVFRMILAFALSIGIDAIYLKLVVAVFVLIVVSIPNLKSKA, from the coding sequence ATGAGCTTTTATTTAAGCGCAATTATTCTGGGACTTGGATTTGCTTCGCTTGCTATGGGCATTTTTATTTCTATGCGCATTTTTAATATTCCGGATATTACGACTGACGGAAGTTTTACTTTAGGCGGCGTTGTAGCAGCTGTTCTTATTTCAGATGGCTATACTCCCCTCTTTGCTTTACCGATCGCATTTTTTGCAGGTGCAGCTGCGGGAGCAATTACAGGATTTATTCACACCCGGTTAAAAGTCAATGCACTTTTAGCAGGTATACTTGTTATGACTGCATTATATTCTATCAACCTTGCTATTATGGGGAGATCGAATCTTCCACTGATAAATTATCCTTCAATTTTTTCCTCAAGTTCATTTTCAGATTCATTGGCAATACAACAGTTTATTATACTTACTCTGATCATTCTCGTAATTTTCTCCGCTCTGATCTGGTTATTGAAAACAGATTTCGGTCTGGCAATGCGGGCAACAGGGAACAATGAAAAAATGATCCGTGCATTAGGAGTCAATACTGATGCAATGAAAATATTTGGGATCGCACTGGCAAATGGCTTGACTGCAATCAGCGGATATCTCATCACACAGATCCAGGGCTTTGCTGATATAAATATGGGAATTGGTGTTGTGATCATTGGACTAGGGTCAGTCATGATCGGACAAATTCTTTTTTCCCGAAAAGGAAATGAAAGACTGCTGATCCAGCTTACAGGAGTGATCATAGGGAGTATTGTTTTCAGAATGATCCTGGCATTTGCATTGAGCATTGGAATCGATGCAATTTATCTGAAACTTGTTGTTGCAGTTTTTGTACTTATCGTTGTGAGTATTCCTAACTTAAAAAGTAAAGCATGA
- a CDS encoding LemA family protein gives MKKYLIWIILGVLVLFSITSYNGLVGSRESVNKAWANVETQYQRRADLIPNLVNTVKGAADFEKSTLTAVMEARAQATSIRIDPNNITPEKLREFQAAQAQVGGALGRLLAVAENYPQLKAVESFNQLQAQLEGTENRITESRRQYNEAAQEYNASRTKFPRVIFASLFGFPMKPYFESDKGSEKAPEVKF, from the coding sequence ATGAAAAAGTACCTAATTTGGATCATCCTCGGAGTTCTGGTTTTGTTTTCGATCACTTCTTACAACGGTTTAGTTGGATCAAGAGAATCAGTCAACAAGGCATGGGCGAATGTTGAAACACAGTATCAACGTCGTGCAGATCTTATTCCTAATCTGGTAAACACTGTAAAAGGTGCTGCTGATTTTGAAAAATCTACACTTACTGCTGTAATGGAAGCACGTGCGCAGGCAACGAGCATCAGAATCGATCCGAACAATATTACTCCTGAAAAACTTCGTGAATTCCAGGCTGCTCAAGCGCAGGTTGGTGGAGCATTGGGAAGATTGCTTGCAGTAGCAGAAAACTATCCGCAGTTGAAAGCTGTTGAAAGTTTCAATCAGCTTCAAGCGCAATTAGAAGGAACGGAAAACCGTATCACTGAATCACGTCGTCAATACAATGAAGCTGCTCAGGAATATAATGCTTCACGTACAAAATTCCCGAGAGTGATTTTTGCAAGCTTATTCGGATTCCCTATGAAACCATATTTTGAATCAGACAAAGGCAGCGAAAAAGCTCCTGAAGTAAAATTCTAA
- a CDS encoding TPM domain-containing protein — protein sequence MAAEDKLSEKERQQILATIAAAEKNTSGEIRLFVEDVCGENVLDRAAYIFDKLGMKNTKDRNGVLFYLAFESRQFAILGDAGIHAIVKDDFWHEIKAKMTNYFTEGEFVKGLTIGIEMSGKALKTHFPYQSNDKNELSDDIVFKV from the coding sequence ATGGCAGCAGAAGATAAATTATCTGAAAAGGAACGTCAGCAGATCTTAGCTACAATAGCTGCTGCTGAAAAAAACACATCAGGTGAAATACGCCTTTTTGTTGAAGATGTATGTGGAGAAAACGTGCTCGACAGAGCAGCATACATCTTCGACAAATTAGGAATGAAAAATACGAAAGACAGAAACGGAGTTTTATTCTATCTTGCTTTCGAATCCCGTCAGTTTGCTATTTTAGGTGATGCCGGTATACATGCAATTGTCAAAGATGACTTCTGGCATGAGATCAAAGCAAAGATGACCAACTATTTCACAGAAGGCGAATTTGTAAAAGGCCTGACCATTGGAATTGAAATGTCCGGCAAAGCACTAAAGACTCATTTTCCATATCAGTCGAATGACAAAAATGAATTGTCAGACGACATCGTTTTCAAAGTATAA
- a CDS encoding TPM domain-containing protein — protein MLSPQFYRSLLAVCLVLFSFAGIAADDFPEKPNRLVTDFTGTLRPDELQSIENKLVAFDDTTSMQIAVVVMASVGNYDISDYAVQLFNKWKIGDKSNNSGVLLLVAKDDRKVWITTGYGMEGVFPDALVKQVIDREIVPKFRSGDYFGGIDAGTSAITGIVTGEYKASGKKSKGDKGGIFPFLMVAFIFFVIIISQVGRAKRYGRKNNLGFWAAWALLNAASSRSHGSWGGFTGGGGGFGGGGGFGGFGGGSSGGGGAGGSW, from the coding sequence ATTCTTTCTCCACAATTCTACCGCTCATTACTTGCGGTTTGTCTTGTGCTATTTTCTTTCGCAGGAATTGCAGCTGATGATTTCCCGGAAAAACCAAACCGACTTGTCACCGATTTCACCGGAACTTTGCGTCCTGATGAACTTCAATCAATCGAAAACAAACTTGTTGCTTTTGATGATACCACATCAATGCAGATTGCAGTTGTCGTAATGGCATCAGTTGGTAATTATGATATTTCTGATTACGCAGTTCAGCTTTTCAACAAATGGAAGATCGGCGATAAATCAAATAACAGTGGCGTTCTTTTGCTGGTTGCTAAAGACGACAGAAAAGTCTGGATCACGACCGGGTATGGAATGGAAGGTGTTTTTCCGGATGCCTTAGTAAAGCAGGTCATCGATCGTGAAATTGTTCCCAAATTCAGAAGCGGTGATTATTTTGGTGGTATTGATGCAGGAACTTCTGCAATCACAGGAATTGTAACCGGAGAATATAAAGCATCAGGAAAAAAATCAAAAGGTGATAAAGGTGGAATATTTCCTTTCCTTATGGTTGCATTCATTTTCTTTGTCATTATAATTTCTCAGGTAGGAAGAGCAAAAAGATACGGCCGCAAAAATAATTTAGGATTCTGGGCAGCATGGGCACTACTCAATGCAGCTTCCAGCAGAAGTCATGGCTCGTGGGGTGGATTCACCGGCGGTGGTGGTGGATTCGGCGGCGGCGGCGGCTTCGGAGGATTTGGTGGCGGTAGTTCCGGTGGCGGCGGTGCCGGAGGCAGTTGGTAA
- the tilS gene encoding tRNA lysidine(34) synthetase TilS, translating into MLLTEFNNFLIEKDLLKQGQNVLVAVSGGLDSIVLCRLLRESKIDFVIAHCNFKLRGKESDGDEEFVKKIAAAYNVPFYSIQFKTKSYAKENKLSIQEAARELRYRWFEKIRAENEIDKIAVAHHLNDSIETFFINTIRGTGLSGMKGISALNGHIIRPLLFATREELEHFARKKKLKWREDSSNAGDDYLRNRIRHTVIPELKTKNQEFEKACNAPLIFLILLITYRKHLLKTGKRKILQ; encoded by the coding sequence ATGCTGCTGACCGAGTTCAACAACTTTTTAATTGAAAAAGATCTACTCAAGCAAGGACAGAATGTTCTTGTTGCAGTAAGTGGCGGACTTGATTCAATTGTTCTCTGCAGACTTTTAAGAGAAAGTAAGATTGATTTCGTAATTGCTCACTGTAATTTTAAACTCCGTGGAAAGGAATCTGACGGCGATGAAGAATTTGTAAAAAAAATTGCGGCTGCTTATAATGTTCCGTTTTATAGTATTCAATTTAAGACAAAGTCATATGCAAAAGAGAATAAACTTTCAATACAGGAAGCAGCACGTGAACTGAGATACAGATGGTTCGAAAAGATCAGGGCAGAGAATGAAATTGACAAGATCGCAGTAGCACATCATTTGAATGATTCAATTGAGACATTTTTCATCAATACAATTCGTGGAACAGGTTTGTCAGGAATGAAAGGCATTTCTGCACTCAATGGACATATAATCCGGCCACTTCTTTTTGCTACAAGAGAAGAATTAGAGCATTTTGCAAGGAAGAAAAAATTGAAATGGCGTGAAGACAGTTCAAATGCCGGCGACGACTACCTCCGCAACCGCATCCGACATACAGTAATACCGGAATTAAAAACAAAGAATCAGGAATTTGAAAAAGCATGCAACGCTCCCTTGATTTTTTTGATTTTGCTAATCACATACAGAAAACATTTATTGAAGACTGGAAAAAGAAAAATACTTCAGTAA